A genomic window from Bradyrhizobium lupini includes:
- a CDS encoding NYN domain-containing protein — MTKYAFVDGGFIDAMVRKTSEYFAIDLSRNKIDYRAIAGGHQRTFYYDALPAQKDNESGEEYERRVKRKREQFELVNRTPFMHVREGLTRGQNKTLRQKGVDILLAIDVFKHATSGHMSEAHIMTKDLDFFPLFEALRDTPVAVHLHCYPAETSSELMALADVVVPVNPFKILQWMHHQSKDSYVEWNIALGDVNPQKLCMIGNYEGLDFYIYQDDDMPFVGRAMAYNPSSLMRSNRWEHIVDAFEARVGKRVHLDQLNR; from the coding sequence GTGACAAAATATGCATTTGTTGATGGTGGCTTTATCGACGCAATGGTGCGGAAGACATCCGAATATTTCGCGATCGACCTCAGTCGTAACAAAATCGATTACCGGGCAATCGCTGGCGGGCATCAAAGAACCTTTTACTACGATGCTTTGCCCGCCCAAAAGGACAATGAATCTGGCGAGGAATACGAACGACGAGTGAAACGCAAGCGAGAACAATTCGAGCTGGTTAATCGCACGCCTTTTATGCACGTTCGAGAGGGGCTGACGCGGGGACAAAACAAGACGCTGCGTCAAAAAGGCGTCGACATCTTACTCGCAATCGACGTTTTCAAACATGCAACGTCTGGCCACATGTCCGAAGCCCACATCATGACGAAGGACCTAGACTTCTTTCCACTTTTTGAAGCATTGCGGGACACCCCTGTAGCAGTGCATTTGCACTGCTATCCGGCCGAGACTTCCAGTGAATTAATGGCGTTGGCTGATGTCGTGGTGCCAGTCAATCCATTCAAGATATTGCAGTGGATGCACCACCAATCGAAGGATAGCTACGTCGAGTGGAACATCGCTTTGGGCGACGTGAATCCTCAGAAGCTATGCATGATCGGCAATTACGAAGGGCTAGACTTCTATATTTACCAGGACGACGACATGCCGTTCGTTGGTCGCGCCATGGCGTATAATCCTTCGAGCCTGATGCGCTCTAACCGATGGGAGCATATTGTCGATGCCTTTGAGGCCCGCGTCGGCAAGCGTGTCCACCTGGATCAATTGAACCGCTAA
- a CDS encoding ParB N-terminal domain-containing protein — protein MPKPESFPIEKIFVPTKQKKAIKPEIVGEIAESMLDIGQQEPISVRLDGDRLVLVEGLHRLEACKALGETTIIGVIVPAEVAQHKPQLAERPEVEAERLKMARLKQLRLEKEAAEASIAGRKGVNGTEAPRTRPTKGVRDNPKASPGRTAKSTPKTLSDWITQQKGHGGRY, from the coding sequence ATGCCCAAACCGGAAAGCTTCCCGATCGAGAAGATCTTCGTTCCCACGAAGCAGAAGAAAGCCATCAAGCCCGAGATCGTCGGGGAGATCGCTGAAAGTATGCTGGACATCGGACAACAGGAACCCATTTCCGTCCGGCTCGACGGAGACCGCCTCGTTCTGGTCGAGGGACTGCATCGGCTCGAAGCCTGCAAGGCGCTCGGCGAGACAACCATTATCGGTGTCATCGTCCCGGCGGAGGTCGCTCAACACAAGCCGCAGCTTGCCGAACGGCCCGAAGTCGAGGCAGAGCGCCTCAAGATGGCGCGATTGAAACAGTTGCGCCTGGAGAAGGAAGCCGCGGAGGCATCGATCGCTGGCCGGAAGGGCGTCAACGGAACGGAAGCGCCGCGCACCCGTCCGACGAAAGGCGTTCGCGACAATCCGAAGGCATCACCGGGCCGGACTGCGAAATCGACACCGAAAACATTGTCGGACTGGATCACGCAGCAAAAGGGCCACGGCGGTCGCTATTGA
- a CDS encoding HdeA/HdeB family chaperone, with protein sequence MVQTRAIILGAFAALLLAVPAKAQVLVDVSKISCDQYITQRITHMQTVNVWLAGFYAGRRNNPVVDTQALNKNGNKLSRFCESHREMPLLEAVEANTK encoded by the coding sequence ATGGTTCAGACAAGAGCGATCATCCTTGGTGCCTTCGCGGCCCTGCTGTTGGCCGTCCCTGCCAAGGCCCAGGTGCTGGTCGACGTTTCCAAAATCAGCTGCGACCAGTACATCACCCAGCGCATTACCCACATGCAGACCGTGAACGTCTGGCTCGCCGGGTTCTACGCCGGTCGCCGCAACAATCCCGTCGTGGACACGCAAGCGCTGAACAAGAACGGCAACAAGCTCTCGCGCTTCTGCGAGTCGCATCGCGAGATGCCGCTGCTGGAGGCGGTCGAGGCCAATACGAAGTAG
- a CDS encoding GlsB/YeaQ/YmgE family stress response membrane protein → MRMSGESLLVVLFVGLVAGWLAGQIVRGTGFGIIGDIIIGILGAFVGSWLLPQLGVHLGSGMISAIVNATVGAVLLLLVVRLVRGGGGWGSSWRGSWGRRW, encoded by the coding sequence ATGAGAATGTCCGGCGAAAGCCTTTTGGTGGTCTTGTTTGTCGGTCTCGTCGCCGGCTGGCTGGCGGGCCAGATCGTCCGCGGGACCGGCTTTGGGATCATCGGCGATATCATCATCGGAATCCTGGGCGCGTTTGTCGGCAGCTGGTTGTTGCCTCAGCTCGGCGTGCATCTCGGCAGCGGCATGATCAGCGCGATCGTCAACGCGACCGTAGGCGCGGTCCTGCTGCTCCTCGTCGTCCGGCTGGTGCGCGGTGGTGGTGGATGGGGAAGCAGCTGGCGCGGCAGCTGGGGCCGGCGTTGGTGA
- a CDS encoding DUF1236 domain-containing protein — protein sequence MKHTLLASVAVVALFAATGTAMAQGVNQGGAKGAESPAAVSPKAETAAPMNAPTAKDAPTAAPHGSPAAATPQHAQGAPDAKHSGDVKADGKAKTTETMAPATTSKPTADSKTPGEMKANGMTKAPDSATTSKDVKTPTAESKPSAPEGKTTGNAATTAVAAPPAEKRTQITSAIKQEKVEEVTNVNFNISIGTTVPAGVRYHAIPSRIVEIYPEWRGYEFILVHGRYVILRPHTHEIVYIIEG from the coding sequence ATGAAACATACTTTGCTGGCTTCCGTCGCCGTTGTGGCGTTGTTCGCTGCGACCGGCACTGCAATGGCTCAAGGCGTCAATCAGGGCGGCGCCAAGGGTGCGGAGTCCCCCGCTGCCGTTTCGCCGAAAGCCGAAACCGCGGCACCGATGAATGCGCCCACAGCAAAGGACGCCCCCACCGCGGCACCGCACGGCTCGCCGGCAGCGGCAACGCCGCAGCACGCACAGGGCGCGCCTGACGCAAAGCACTCCGGCGACGTCAAGGCCGATGGCAAGGCGAAGACCACGGAAACAATGGCCCCGGCCACCACTTCGAAGCCGACTGCCGACAGCAAGACGCCCGGCGAGATGAAGGCGAATGGGATGACCAAGGCGCCCGATTCGGCCACCACGTCGAAGGACGTGAAGACCCCGACCGCCGAGAGCAAGCCTTCGGCGCCCGAGGGCAAGACGACCGGCAATGCCGCTACCACGGCGGTCGCGGCGCCTCCCGCCGAAAAGCGTACCCAGATCACTTCGGCCATCAAGCAGGAGAAGGTCGAGGAAGTCACCAACGTGAACTTCAACATCTCGATCGGCACCACCGTCCCGGCAGGCGTTCGTTATCATGCGATCCCGAGCCGCATCGTCGAAATCTATCCGGAGTGGCGCGGATACGAGTTCATTCTGGTGCACGGCAGGTACGTCATTCTTCGTCCGCACACCCACGAGATCGTCTATATCATCGAGGGCTAA
- a CDS encoding SMI1/KNR4 family protein, with amino-acid sequence MNYLDLMDDRRPPAPSNAIRALEQHIGAPLPAPYKELLAQSDGGGFDRCGVELPWRNDRTVLDVLFTTHPTDSYGVIDNYDVYRGMNRIPRLSCPFAPDPGGDLFLLSLEEDSYGQVFYWDHEHEPVDGGDMFADFPNTNELAPDLETFILGLGEG; translated from the coding sequence ATGAACTATCTGGATCTCATGGACGACCGACGGCCACCGGCGCCCTCCAACGCCATCCGTGCGCTGGAGCAACACATCGGTGCGCCGTTGCCCGCGCCCTACAAGGAGCTACTGGCGCAATCGGACGGCGGCGGCTTCGACCGCTGCGGCGTCGAGCTGCCTTGGCGCAACGACCGCACCGTTTTGGACGTGCTGTTCACGACGCATCCGACCGACAGCTACGGCGTCATCGACAATTACGATGTGTATCGGGGCATGAATCGAATTCCCCGACTGAGCTGCCCCTTCGCTCCCGATCCCGGCGGCGACCTGTTCCTGCTGAGTCTGGAGGAGGACAGTTATGGCCAGGTCTTCTACTGGGATCACGAGCATGAACCGGTGGACGGTGGCGACATGTTCGCCGATTTCCCGAACACAAACGAACTCGCGCCCGATCTTGAAACCTTCATTCTCGGCTTGGGAGAGGGGTGA
- a CDS encoding acyl-CoA desaturase, with protein sequence MTVIESVVPAEAAERKMPPGVLVEGPVVDAKFRDSYISFVIMIGGSIAALVWAFWQGIGWVEVSVFAGTFALSTVGIGFMHRYFVHRSFRCGPVMRTLFAAIATMAVQGSILKWVSNHRRHHLHSDKPGDVHSPYYDGDGNPYVTFAKGMMHAQGGWVWDQATTDAEYYAKDILADPIAMFFTRTRWYWYALSAVIIPGAIGYAFGGVHTMTGCILFSGLFRSYLMTMATSLVNSVCHSDGRYGYRRFDLDDGTTNEFVTTILTFGEGLHNNHHRFPRDAYISHAWYEIDINGLIILGLGKLGLVQDIFSAGSRTLRSGDPDGGKRPVADTEAMV encoded by the coding sequence ATGACCGTAATCGAAAGCGTGGTGCCGGCGGAAGCTGCGGAGCGGAAAATGCCGCCGGGCGTACTGGTCGAAGGTCCCGTGGTCGACGCCAAGTTTCGCGATTCCTACATCTCCTTCGTCATCATGATCGGTGGGTCGATCGCGGCGCTGGTCTGGGCCTTCTGGCAAGGCATCGGCTGGGTGGAGGTTTCGGTCTTCGCCGGCACGTTCGCGCTTTCCACGGTCGGCATCGGCTTCATGCACCGCTACTTCGTGCACCGCAGCTTCCGCTGCGGTCCGGTGATGCGGACGCTGTTCGCGGCCATCGCCACCATGGCGGTGCAGGGCTCGATCCTGAAATGGGTGAGCAATCATCGCCGGCATCATCTTCACTCCGACAAGCCCGGCGACGTCCACAGCCCTTACTATGACGGCGACGGCAACCCCTATGTCACCTTCGCCAAGGGGATGATGCATGCGCAAGGCGGCTGGGTGTGGGACCAGGCCACCACGGATGCCGAATACTACGCCAAGGATATCCTGGCCGATCCGATCGCCATGTTCTTCACCAGGACGCGCTGGTACTGGTACGCGCTCTCGGCAGTGATTATTCCGGGCGCGATCGGCTACGCGTTTGGCGGCGTGCACACGATGACCGGCTGCATCCTGTTCTCCGGCCTGTTCCGCAGTTACCTCATGACCATGGCGACATCACTGGTCAACTCGGTCTGCCACAGCGACGGCCGCTACGGCTACCGCCGCTTCGATCTCGACGACGGCACCACCAACGAGTTCGTGACCACGATCCTCACTTTCGGTGAAGGCCTGCACAACAACCATCACCGGTTTCCGCGCGACGCCTACATTTCGCACGCCTGGTACGAGATCGACATCAACGGCCTGATCATTTTGGGACTCGGCAAGCTCGGGTTGGTGCAGGACATTTTCTCTGCCGGAAGCCGGACGCTTCGCTCGGGAGATCCGGACGGCGGAAAACGTCCAGTGGCAGATACCGAAGCGATGGTCTGA
- a CDS encoding transglycosylase SLT domain-containing protein yields MPGQSKRPLPRLRKLRRSARSMRKTFARAPRMVRIAGGAAMLLAVLVLVNIAYQTVRKPTELFVLVGHALDKEPSDTWRQYGPLFRKHSTATITPELLAALAQVETSGNPLARTYWRWRWSFNPLAIYRPASSAVGLFQMLDAAFADAARFCVRGNAVTEAGCGSTFLYSRAIPSHAIELASVYLDRNLADVLARAGDVKASARERQDLAAFIHLCGAGPATAFARRKFQMAADERCGDHLVASYVARVNAMKRQFVRLAAEDGD; encoded by the coding sequence ATGCCAGGACAAAGCAAGCGCCCCCTCCCTCGCCTTCGCAAGCTCCGGCGTAGCGCGCGATCGATGCGAAAGACCTTCGCCCGCGCACCGCGGATGGTTCGGATCGCGGGCGGCGCGGCGATGCTGCTTGCGGTCCTCGTCCTCGTGAACATCGCCTATCAAACGGTGCGCAAGCCGACCGAGCTGTTCGTCCTAGTCGGCCATGCGCTCGACAAGGAGCCATCGGACACGTGGCGGCAATACGGGCCGCTGTTCCGCAAGCATTCCACCGCGACGATCACGCCGGAATTGCTGGCCGCGCTGGCGCAGGTCGAGACATCGGGCAATCCGCTCGCGCGCACCTACTGGCGCTGGCGATGGAGCTTCAATCCGCTCGCGATCTATCGGCCCGCATCGAGCGCCGTCGGCCTCTTCCAGATGCTGGACGCAGCCTTTGCTGACGCCGCGCGGTTCTGCGTTCGTGGCAACGCGGTCACGGAGGCCGGCTGCGGCTCGACCTTCCTCTATAGCCGCGCGATTCCGAGCCACGCCATCGAGCTGGCATCGGTGTATCTCGACCGCAATCTCGCCGATGTTCTCGCCCGCGCGGGCGATGTGAAGGCGAGTGCACGCGAGAGGCAGGATCTCGCCGCCTTCATCCATCTCTGCGGCGCAGGCCCCGCAACGGCCTTCGCACGCCGCAAGTTTCAAATGGCCGCCGACGAACGCTGCGGCGATCACCTCGTCGCGAGCTATGTCGCCAGGGTCAACGCGATGAAGCGGCAGTTTGTGCGGCTCGCCGCGGAGGACGGCGACTAG
- a CDS encoding zinc ribbon domain-containing protein YjdM — protein sequence MTDAMKCPTCNSEHAYQDRGLWVCPECGHEWSGTAEAVADAAQEAGVRDANGNALADGDSVIVMKDLKVKGSSSVVKGGTKVRNIRLQDATDGHNIACKIDGIGAMNLKSEFVRKA from the coding sequence ATGACCGACGCGATGAAATGCCCGACCTGCAACTCCGAGCACGCCTATCAGGATCGCGGCCTCTGGGTCTGCCCGGAATGCGGCCATGAATGGAGCGGCACGGCAGAGGCCGTCGCGGACGCCGCGCAAGAGGCCGGCGTGCGCGATGCCAACGGCAATGCGCTCGCCGACGGCGACAGCGTCATCGTGATGAAGGATCTCAAGGTCAAGGGCTCCTCCTCCGTGGTCAAGGGTGGCACCAAGGTCCGCAACATCCGCCTGCAGGACGCCACCGACGGCCACAACATCGCCTGCAAGATCGACGGCATCGGCGCGATGAACCTGAAATCGGAGTTCGTGAGGAAGGCGTAG
- a CDS encoding DMT family transporter: MDQRTSGADAPIRKNDQAPALVGVLCGLAAALFWALGFAGTRHGLKLGFTPVDLLVHRYVWSGIAFLPLVIRGGISDLCGIGWGRGLALMVLGGPVMSLISYTGFLFVPLGHGSVIQPSCATLGGLLLAALFLKEHVSWSRIAGAVVIVGGLGVISAESIGHIGVDGVLGDLTFVLTGLMFAGFGALVRHWRVSAVSAALVINVLSLLLLPIYLMTGGLARIASIGFSENAIQALAQGVLAGPAALYLFAVSVQRLGVARAAVVPACVPALTVLTGWLLLGEPPTLLQTAGLVTVLCGFYLAQRQR; encoded by the coding sequence ATGGATCAGCGGACGAGCGGCGCTGACGCTCCCATTCGGAAGAACGATCAAGCGCCGGCGCTTGTCGGCGTGCTCTGCGGCCTCGCCGCGGCGCTGTTCTGGGCGCTCGGCTTTGCCGGCACGCGGCATGGCCTCAAGCTCGGCTTCACGCCGGTCGATCTGCTCGTGCATCGCTATGTCTGGTCCGGCATCGCGTTCCTGCCGCTGGTGATACGCGGCGGAATCTCCGATCTCTGCGGCATCGGCTGGGGCAGGGGCCTTGCGCTGATGGTGCTCGGCGGCCCCGTGATGTCGCTGATCTCCTACACTGGCTTTCTGTTCGTGCCGCTCGGCCATGGCAGCGTGATCCAGCCCTCCTGCGCGACGCTTGGCGGCCTGCTGCTCGCGGCCTTGTTCCTGAAAGAGCATGTCTCCTGGTCGCGCATCGCCGGCGCTGTCGTCATCGTCGGCGGGCTCGGCGTGATCAGCGCGGAATCGATCGGTCATATCGGCGTTGACGGCGTGCTCGGCGATCTGACCTTCGTGCTGACCGGGTTGATGTTCGCGGGTTTCGGCGCGCTGGTGCGCCACTGGCGGGTCTCCGCCGTGTCGGCTGCGCTCGTCATCAACGTGCTGTCGCTGTTGCTGCTGCCGATCTACCTCATGACCGGCGGACTCGCGCGGATCGCGTCGATCGGGTTCAGTGAGAACGCCATCCAGGCGCTGGCACAGGGCGTGCTCGCCGGCCCGGCTGCGCTTTATCTGTTCGCCGTCTCGGTCCAACGCCTCGGCGTCGCCCGCGCCGCCGTTGTCCCCGCCTGCGTGCCCGCGCTGACGGTGCTCACCGGCTGGCTCCTGCTCGGCGAGCCGCCAACACTATTGCAGACGGCGGGATTGGTGACCGTGCTGTGCGGATTCTATCTGGCGCAGAGACAGCGATAG
- the pdxY gene encoding pyridoxal kinase, producing MLVISIQSQVVHGHVGNSAAAYAMQAEGVNVAAVPTTLLSNHPRYPTLRGRVLETELVSDLLRGVEERDLVDEAAVLVTGYLGSPSNAAVIADFVERALTRNSKLVYLCDPVIGDDGRVYVADGILDVVRHRLLPAANLTTPNQFELGLLAGLDIADAQGLRAACAALAGTGRIDVVATGCTLTDTAEGQVETILCAGGQLSRFATPRLPIRPSGTGDLLTGLIAAHLAKGTATEAAVRLAVETIYAVLVRTQEAGTAEMRLVPLPTPRR from the coding sequence ATGCTCGTCATCTCCATTCAAAGCCAGGTGGTCCACGGCCATGTCGGCAACAGCGCCGCCGCCTATGCGATGCAGGCGGAAGGGGTGAATGTCGCGGCCGTGCCGACAACGCTGCTGTCGAACCATCCGCGCTATCCGACCTTGCGCGGGCGGGTGCTGGAGACAGAGCTCGTTTCAGATCTGCTGAGAGGCGTCGAAGAGCGCGATCTCGTCGACGAGGCTGCGGTCCTCGTTACCGGCTATCTCGGTTCGCCCAGCAATGCCGCTGTCATTGCCGATTTCGTCGAGCGGGCGCTGACCCGCAATTCGAAGCTGGTCTATCTCTGCGACCCCGTGATCGGCGATGACGGCCGGGTTTATGTCGCCGACGGCATCCTGGACGTGGTCCGGCACCGGCTGCTGCCCGCCGCCAATCTGACCACGCCGAACCAGTTCGAGCTCGGGCTGCTCGCAGGCCTCGACATCGCGGATGCGCAGGGCCTGCGCGCGGCGTGCGCGGCGCTGGCCGGGACTGGGCGCATCGACGTGGTCGCCACCGGTTGCACGCTCACTGATACGGCGGAAGGGCAGGTGGAAACGATTCTGTGCGCCGGCGGTCAGTTGTCGCGCTTTGCGACGCCGCGCCTTCCGATCCGCCCCTCAGGCACCGGCGATCTTCTCACCGGCCTGATCGCGGCGCATCTGGCCAAGGGCACAGCGACCGAGGCGGCGGTGCGGCTCGCAGTCGAAACCATCTATGCGGTGCTGGTGCGCACGCAGGAAGCAGGCACCGCGGAGATGCGGCTTGTGCCGTTGCCGACGCCGCGACGATAA
- a CDS encoding FMN-binding negative transcriptional regulator, whose product MHVLRPQFRIEEQQALEFASQRGFGTIVAADERGPRASHVPFVLEQRDGHTIVQIHFTARNPLVPLADGAGRFLLIVAGDDAYISNDWYSSRDNVSTWLYEAVHLSGVAHLRGLDENRRHGDALLAVSEARLPKKPWDLAQMEPGKRESMLAVIRVVDLVVDTVEGQAKLNQHKSDVDHVAVAGRLARSEESGHRRLARKMQALRPGLGYEFS is encoded by the coding sequence ATGCATGTCCTCCGCCCCCAATTCCGCATCGAGGAGCAGCAAGCGCTGGAATTCGCAAGCCAGCGCGGCTTCGGCACGATCGTCGCGGCGGATGAGCGCGGTCCACGCGCCTCGCATGTGCCCTTCGTGCTGGAGCAGCGCGACGGGCACACGATCGTGCAAATCCATTTCACCGCCAGGAATCCGCTCGTCCCGCTCGCGGATGGTGCGGGGCGCTTTCTGCTGATCGTTGCCGGCGACGACGCCTACATCTCCAATGACTGGTATTCTTCGCGCGACAACGTCTCGACCTGGCTTTACGAGGCCGTGCACCTGTCGGGCGTAGCGCATCTGCGCGGGCTCGACGAGAACCGCAGGCACGGCGATGCACTACTCGCGGTCTCGGAAGCGCGCTTGCCAAAAAAACCTTGGGACCTCGCACAGATGGAGCCCGGCAAGCGCGAGAGCATGCTGGCTGTGATCCGCGTCGTCGATCTCGTGGTGGATACCGTCGAGGGGCAGGCCAAGCTCAATCAGCACAAGAGCGATGTGGACCACGTCGCGGTCGCCGGCCGGCTTGCGCGGTCGGAGGAGAGCGGGCATCGGCGGCTGGCGCGGAAGATGCAAGCGCTGCGGCCGGGACTTGGATATGAGTTTTCGTGA
- a CDS encoding TetR family transcriptional regulator gives MADRRSHSVSSRKQPQQARSNELVAAILDAAVQVLAKEGAQRFTTARVAERAGVSVGSLYQYFPNKASILFRLPSDEWRRTSELLRGILADRAKPPLVRLRALVHAFIRSECEEAAIRTALSDAAPLYRDAPEAHDARAAGKGIVAAFMREALPRAPDATRALAGELIKTTLSEVGKQFSETPRNEAEIARHADAMADMFCAYIDELARLRDHS, from the coding sequence ATGGCAGATCGCCGAAGCCATTCAGTTTCCTCACGAAAACAGCCACAGCAGGCCCGCTCGAACGAGCTGGTGGCGGCCATTCTGGACGCGGCTGTTCAGGTCTTGGCCAAGGAGGGGGCGCAGCGTTTCACGACGGCGCGAGTGGCCGAGCGGGCCGGGGTGAGCGTCGGGTCGCTCTATCAATATTTTCCGAACAAGGCGTCGATCCTGTTCCGCCTCCCGAGCGACGAGTGGCGGCGCACGAGCGAGCTCCTGCGCGGCATCCTGGCGGACCGGGCGAAACCGCCACTGGTACGGCTGCGCGCGCTCGTCCACGCCTTCATTCGTTCCGAGTGCGAGGAGGCTGCGATCCGCACGGCGCTCAGCGACGCCGCGCCGCTCTATCGCGATGCGCCCGAAGCACACGACGCGCGGGCCGCCGGTAAGGGCATCGTCGCGGCCTTCATGCGGGAGGCCCTGCCCAGGGCGCCGGATGCGACGCGGGCGCTTGCCGGCGAGTTGATCAAGACAACGCTGAGCGAGGTTGGCAAGCAGTTCTCGGAGACACCGCGCAACGAGGCGGAGATCGCGCGTCACGCCGACGCAATGGCCGACATGTTCTGCGCCTATATCGATGAGCTGGCACGACTCCGGGATCATTCCTGA
- a CDS encoding O-methyltransferase codes for MTTPTITSLAPLLDRLFDQDEAARGAMRAAFADVTDADRARMMRSKTAYRDLYGRLKDAPLAVSRETGHLLYMLARSSRAKAIVEFGTSFGISTLHLAAGLRDNGGGRLITSEFEPSKVARARENLAAGGLLDLVEIREGDALKMLQVDLPDTIDLVLLDGAKALYPDILDLVEGHLRPGAIIVADNADDSPDYLARMRSPGSGYMSTAFAEDVELSVRIN; via the coding sequence ATGACCACCCCGACCATCACATCACTTGCGCCACTGCTCGATCGTCTGTTCGACCAGGACGAAGCGGCGCGCGGCGCGATGCGAGCCGCCTTCGCCGATGTGACCGACGCCGACCGCGCACGGATGATGCGGAGCAAGACCGCTTACCGCGACCTCTACGGGCGGCTGAAGGACGCACCGCTCGCGGTCTCCCGCGAGACCGGTCATCTGCTTTACATGCTCGCACGCAGCTCCCGCGCCAAAGCGATCGTCGAGTTCGGCACCTCGTTCGGCATCTCGACCCTGCACCTTGCCGCGGGCTTACGCGACAATGGCGGCGGCCGCCTCATCACCAGCGAATTCGAACCGTCCAAGGTGGCCCGGGCGCGCGAGAACCTCGCGGCCGGCGGGCTGCTGGACCTCGTCGAAATCCGCGAAGGCGACGCGCTGAAGATGCTTCAAGTCGACCTGCCCGACACGATCGATCTCGTGCTGCTCGACGGCGCCAAGGCGCTCTACCCCGATATCCTGGATCTGGTCGAAGGCCATCTCCGGCCGGGCGCGATCATCGTCGCCGACAACGCCGACGACAGCCCCGACTATCTGGCGCGCATGCGCAGCCCCGGAAGCGGCTACATGTCCACGGCCTTTGCCGAGGACGTCGAACTCTCCGTGCGGATCAACTAA
- a CDS encoding DUF3551 domain-containing protein, with protein MRRFINAILLVAGLFGAGLLGVPPTAAQTYDPRHPVCIEIYTIDGRSIDCSFATIAQCAATASGQSAQCYANPMPRGADS; from the coding sequence GTGCGCCGCTTCATCAATGCGATTCTGCTTGTCGCGGGCTTGTTTGGTGCGGGCCTGCTCGGCGTGCCGCCGACAGCCGCCCAGACCTACGATCCGCGCCATCCCGTCTGCATCGAGATCTACACGATCGACGGCCGCAGCATCGATTGCAGTTTTGCGACGATCGCGCAGTGCGCCGCGACCGCCTCCGGGCAGTCCGCCCAGTGCTACGCCAATCCTATGCCACGCGGAGCAGACAGCTGA